One window of the Salvia splendens isolate huo1 chromosome 1, SspV2, whole genome shotgun sequence genome contains the following:
- the LOC121748497 gene encoding probable serine/threonine-protein kinase PBL7, giving the protein MGWFPCSGQSKEKLGKKNRSLDPVEPSSGKAGDATKDGSSNKIAARTFTFREMAAATKNFRGESFIGEGGFGRVYKGQLEGTSQAVAIKQLDRNGLQGNREFLVEVLMLSLLDHPNLVNLIGYCADGDQRLLVYEYMELGSLEDHLHDPMPDKAILDWNTRMKIAAGAARGLEYLHDKASPPVIYRDLKCSNILLGEGYHPKLSDFGLAKLGPVGDNTHVSTRVMGTYGYCAPEYAMTGQLTLKSDVYSFGVVLLEIISGRKAVDNSKNGNEHNLVVWARPLFKDKRKFPQIADPVLQGQYPTRGLYQALAIAAMCVQEQPNLRPMIGDVVTALTYLSSQKYDSETHPAQNPLWKPCTPPRTKGKGDKKRIDGSVGPRREQTDNHF; this is encoded by the exons ATGGGATGGTTCCCATGCTCGGGACAGTCAAAGGAAAAGCTGGGGAAGAAGAATAGGTCACTCGATCCAGTCGAGCCCTCTTCAG GTAAAGCCGGAGATGCCACCAAAGATGGATCGTCCAATAAAATTGCAGCCAGGACTTTTACTTTCCGTGAAATGGCAGCTGCCACAAAAAATTTCCGTGGAGAATCTTTTATAGGGGAGGGAGGCTTTGGCCGAGTGTATAAAGGACAGCTGGAAGGAACCAGTCAA GCTGTTGCAATCAAGCAACTTGATCGGAATGGCTTGCAAGGAAACAGAGAATTTCTTGTTGAAGTATTGATGCTGAGTCTGCTTGATCACCCTAACCTCGTCAATCTAATTGGATACTGTGCTGATGGGGACCAGAGACTTCTAGTTTACGAATATATGGAGCTAGGTTCTTTGGAGGACCATCTTCATG ATCCAATGCCCGATAAGGCAATACTTGATTGGAACACAAGAATGAAAATTGCTGCCGGAGCGGCAAGAGGATTGGAATATTTACACGACAAAGCTAGCCCTCCTGTCATTTACCGTGATCTAAAATGCTCCAATATTTTGCTCGGTGAGGGTTATCATCCAAAgctttctgattttggtttggcTAAACTGGGACCTGTTGGGGATAATACGCATGTATCCACAAGGGTCATGGGCACCTATGGATACTGTGCACCTGAATATGCAATGACTGGCCAGCTGACTCTCAAGTCAGATGTCTATAGCTTTGGTGTAGTTCTTCTCGAAATCATATCAGGCAGGAAAGCTGTTGACAATTCAAAGAATGGGAATGAGCACAATCTCGTCGTTTGG GCAAGACCGTTGTTCAAGGACAAGAGGAAATTCCCACAGATTGCTGATCCTGTGCTCCAAGGTCAATACCCAACTAGAGGCCTGTACCAAGCTCTCGCCATTGCAGCAATGTGCGTTCAGGAGCAGCCTAACCTGCGACCCATGATTGGTGATGTTGTCACAGCTCTGACATATCTGTCTTCACAGAAGTACGACTCTGAAACACATCCTGCTCAGAACCCTCTCTGGAAACCTTGCACTCCTCCTAGAACAAAAGGCAAAGGTGATAAGAAACGAATTGATGGAAGCGTTGGCCCCAGAAGAGAACAAACTGACAACCATTTCTGA
- the LOC121748506 gene encoding thylakoid membrane protein TERC, chloroplastic-like isoform X2, with protein sequence MGDREDSCDDVSRADAKETTLRTDYTSSLRTVGLCVFSAVVFGVGVGLKDGVGKASEYFAGYLLEQSLSVDNLFVFVLIFKYFRVPINYQNRVLSYGIAGAVIFRLSLILLGTATLQRFEAVNLFLAAILLYSSFKLFGEDDEDSDLSDNFIVKTCKKFIPVTSDYDGNRFFTIQDGIWKATPLLLTVAVIELSDIAFAVDSIPAVFGVTHDPFIVFSSNFFAILGLRSYYTLISEGMADLEYLQPAIGVVLGFIGCKMILEFFGLHISTEVSLGLVATSLTSGVLLSLLKKSDSETIE encoded by the exons ATGGGTGACCGTGAGGACTCATGTGATGATGTCTCCCGTGCTGATGCTAAAGAAACGACTTTGAGGACTGATTATACTTCATCTCTAAGAACTGTGGGCTTGTGT GTGTTCTCGGCTGTGGTATTTGGTGTTGGTGTGGGTTTGAAAGATGGAGTTGGAAAGGCATCTGAGTATTTTGCTGG GTATCTACTGGAGCAGAGTTTATCTGTGGATAATCTGTTTGTATTTGTCCTAATATTCAAGTATTTCAGAGTGCCGATCAATTATCAG AACCGCGTGCTTTCTTATGGTATTGCTGGTGCTGTAATCTTCCGATTGTCATTGATACTTCTTGGGACAGCAACACTTCAG AGATTTGAAGCTGTAAATCTATTTCTGGCAGCAATACTCCTCTATTCCTCATTCAAG CTATTTGGCGAGGATGATGAAGATAGTGATCTTTCAGATAATTTCATTGTGAAGACATGCAAGAAGTTCATCCCTGTAACTT CTGACTATGATGGAAATCGATTTTTTACTATCCAGGATGGCATCTGGAAA GCTACACCTTTGCTTCTGACAGTAGCTGTTATTGAACTCAGCGACATTGCATTTGCT GTGGACTCTATACCAGCAGTTTTTGGTGTCACCCACGATCCCTTCATAGTTTTTTCATCTAACTTCTTTGCCATTTTAG GGTTAAGGTCCTATTATACACTCATCTCAGAAGGCATGGCAGATTTGGAGTATTTGCAG CCTGCTATTGGGGTGGTTTTAGGATTCATCGGGTGCAAAATGATACTAGAATTCTTTG GTTTGCATATATCTACTGAGGTTTCCCTTGGACTGGTTGCCACATCTCTCACGAGCGGCGTCTTGCTGAGTTTACTGAAGAAGTCAGACTCGGAAACGATAGAGTGA